The genome window cggttaagcattaatACTGACTCTTAGTGGTTCAGACAtattactagttcagcacttaaccattaaCAGATGCCAAACGGccccttagagcattcacatccattacATCATttttttcaccctaaattacactaaaatacactacattttctctccccttttcaattaaataatatatttttatacctttatcattatcttttctctctccttcactcacaaccactttcaaaatatattaaaaaattatagggggtgaacagtgtcttttcaaatatacagatgaacagtaacattttctctctccttcactcacaaccactttttatactcttcaTATTATAAAAACCCTACTCACACAATTtagtggaatggatgtgaatgctcttagtaaCTTAGTAACCATATGAAGGTGTAAATAGTACAAATTTCTATTTGGTGATGAATAAAGTCTGTTTCCTGTTAAAAAAAGGCTCATTCTATACGCACTCCCCTCTTCCTGATTACACCCCCTtttgtgagaggaaaactgtcggtcccacgcaggccccacctgtaagtatgtaagaggaggggggtgaaaaaagtaaatagggggtgtagaaagtagcaccctaAAAAAAAAGAACTTGGATAGTCTAAGCATTTCATTTGGTacctaataaaaaaattacaaaaaacatATAGAAATCTCCGTTAAAAAATCTGATCAATTTTGTGGTCGTCGTCATTTCTACGCCGACAGTGCTCAGGTATGTTGATCGACGGACATATTTCCCTTTTCTCATAGTGCTACAAAAGGGGCAGAAAGAATCATCGGTTAAATTTTTTACTCTTTGGAATCACGACGCAGGTGATGGCCGGAAACGAAAGCCAAGAATTCGTTTACAGAATCAGTACCGCCGACGAGTGGTCGGAACTGCAAACTACTAATTCTACATTTGGTCAACAACTTGATAAGGATTCCGGTTTTATCCACCTCAGCAACCTCAATCAGGTTCCGTTTTTTATCTTTCTATTTCAACTTTCATTCTTGTATTGAAATTAGATTATTACTTTCGAGTTTTACTTCTAATTGTTGTCATTTAACTACTTGATGTTTGGATTTCTGTTTTATAAACTTATTATATTCTAACATTTAGAAAAAAAGATTCATCATCTCATTATCTATTTGATACAAGTTAAAGTTATAAGCTTTGAATAATATATTTCATACCAGATGCATGATTATCAAAAGGAAATTGGTTTTGAGCATCATCAGAATTGTATCTGTTTATTAGAAATTCAGGGCACACAAGTGAGTATTATTAAGACTAATTTTCGCCAAAGGGCCTTTTCCATAGCTGTATCTAGTGTGTAAAATGGTGCCCATCCGCAAGAGGTTGAGGGTTCGAGTCGCCCGGTTGACTATTGTGTAGAAAAAAGAGTAGATTAGATTGTTGTCcacatagttattaaaggcactAGGCGCACCCAAGGCGCAcaggcctcgcctggggcctaggcgcaaagcgcaaaaaaagcgagagcctgagaaaaataaagcgcataatgaaaaaaaatttaaaaatatattatgtaatagaaaaagaatactattcttcaaataaaataaacaaagtcTATTATGTAAGACTTTCTATCATCTAATTAGTACCAAAATATTAGTGTATTAAAGTAGTTTTCCTTAAATAAAAGTAGAAATCTGGCTAGAATCTTGTtagaatttagagaatttggccagAAGCActccggaatctaggaatctcgccggAATGTGCGCTTGAAGCATTacctggagaattaaagcgcaatttcctcgactgaaagcgcaactgcctcgcctcgcctgaaaaatgggcctaggcgcaagaggcgatggcttttaacaactatggttgTCCAAAAACATTATGACCATTTTATTGATCTTGGTTATTTAATATTTACATAATCACTTTCAAGAGTAATGAATGGTTAATGGGTTGAGTTCAAAGGCTAACTATGaaaatgtttctttttttttttattcttttttttggTAATTTGTAACCTCTTTTATTGTAGGTGAAGTCGACCTTAGAAAGATTTTACTTGAATACTACAGACGAGCTTTTCCTGCTCCAGATTGATTGTAAAAAGGTATTATATTATGGCTAATTATTCTCGATGATTTCACTATGTGATGTTTTGGATTTAGGGATGGCTATGGGACGTGTTTTGGTAATCTTTGTGCCATACCCGATTATAGAACTGAATTCCATACCCGTATGTACTCATTAACACTGGGTTTGGGAGTTTCTCAACGGGTATCGGGGATCCCCTTTTATGAACATATGTGGTTGAAAATTACCCGTTGGGAGTCTCATTACCCGAAAGGTCGAAATCTGATCCTAAACTCGCCAAAAAACCAGCTTGAAATAAATATCAAATACTCCAAAAACAATTCTCAGTTTCAGTTTAAATTTTTTATGTTTCTAATAACTTGAAAATACTACTTACGATATCTTTTTAAGATTATATAATATATTGATATATTCGGTTTCAATGCGAGTAAACGGGAACGGGGCCTGTTCTAGGTAATTTGGTGGGTAATGGGTATCACCTAATACTTTATTTGTCCCAGACCTGCAGACCTTTTTATAACTAATCCCATACGTTTTTTGGACTGGTttggattttatgtgttttcgcAGCTTGGAGATGGACTGATTTATGAAGATGTGGATGGTACAAATGTTTTCCCTCATTTCTATGGCCCATCTAAAAGCTTTGTTCCTCTCACCCTTGACATGGTTGTGAAAGCAGAAAAAATAATTTCATCAAAAGGTCAATTTACTTGTAGCATGTTGAATTAGGAAGCTTGTTATATGTAGTAATTCATGCTTCTCTCTCCTTCGGCATACGCATAttctactggttttaaataatttGATGTTTGAGTCGGTCTGTTTTTGTGTTTGATCGTGTTATCGAGTTTGAAATTGTTTTGGGTGATCAAGTCTATGTATGATGTTTGATTTGAACATAAAACCGATAAGATATTGAGTAAAAAATCGCATCTGTAACGGGCATGTACATGCCAACAACGCCACCTCAGCTTGAATACATCTATGCACCCTTAGGGAGCGTTTGGTTCGCGAAATcatttggaattggaattggaattggaattggaattggaatttgtataggaattagaatttgaaggaattggaatttaaacattccaattggaattggaaattgttgaaattggaatctcaattccatttttgttgtgtttggttgtcaaatgaattgtATCCGTCACCCCGGCACCCACAACCACCAGTTCGCGTCGCTGTttgattcgaaacggtacgggtcgaaacggttcgtatcgaaacggttcacgtcgaaacggttcacgtcgaaacggttcgattcgaaacggtacgggtcgaaacggtatgggtcgaaacggttcacgtcgaaacggttcgattcgaatcGGTACGGGTCGACAGGGGCGGGCctgagggtgggcggggaggaccaccggccagggcccgtgATTCCGAGGGGCACATTTTTTCTATAACACATATAAAAAATACTAAGTGCAtccataaataaaaataaaaagaaactatAACTAATAGTGAGGAACTGGCCTAGTGGTTAATGGTTTGGTTGTAAGTTAGTTTGCACGCTAAAAATCGAAGATTTCTTTGGTTCGATTCCCAacaaatctgttttttttttttcttctggcAATGAGTTAAACTTACTTACTAGTACTACTTTTTATTTTAAAAGCTTGCATAAACAAGCATCCTCAGTTTGTTTATTTCCTTTTAACAACtgataatgataataatactTTATTAATTTATGACTTTATTTAATTTGATGTTCAGTATGTATGCATTGTTTGATTTTAGGCTTTAATATGAATTGTAGATTATTTGGCCGTTAATTTGTCAGAAACTTTGTTAGAAATTGAGGGTTTTGCATTTTTGCTAATCGTCATGTTAATTTAAgagtgaataaatttactaatagTCGTGTTACTTAACACTTGTTAAGACTGAAGGGGCATATATTTTCGAGCTCGGACAGGGCACCTGAATTCTCCGGGCCGGCCctgcgggtcgaaacggtacgggtcgaaacggttcgcgtcgaaacattacaggtcgaaacggttcggatcgaaacggtacgggttgaaacggtgcgggtcgaaacggtcgaagattccaatgaatttactttaattccttcacatataggaaggattttgaattcctttagttaaaggaatttgaaTGAATTCATGTCTAATTCCAATTTCAATTCCATTGTTAACGaaacacatgaagattggaatTGGGATTCTAATTCCGTCAAATTATATGAACCATACATCTTAAGAGAtggaattcaaattccaattccctTGAATTCCATTGAATTCCTGCAAACCAAACGCCCCCTTAGTGAAATTCAGTGCAAACGTAGGAGGGTTTGATTTAATGAGACGTCCGAGATTTGCTCAAATTAAAGGTAAGATATTGTTTACGAAGTACACATGAAAAATACTCTATTGTTATACTGTAAGTTATATATGATTCATGGGGGCATAAGACGTTCTAATTGAATGTTTGGAAGGGTTATGCTGGTATATAGTGATGTCTTGCTATAATGTTTATGTTCTCTTTTCATGTATGACTGTTATGCATCATATGAAACAATTTAGACAACAATATACTTTAAACCAGGGCTGGCCCAGAGaatccttgaaaatttttgggCCTGAGGGTGTAGAAAAAGACGGGCCCTTTTGGGCCAATGTTATATGGGTTTGAACTTGAATTGGGTTTAGTTTTAAACTAATGAGCCAATTTTCAATGGACCATGAAACAATTTAGCCGACAATatactttaaacttataagtcacgTATGCGTTAAGAATCTTAATAAATATCAAAGAGAGATGCATGAAATTAAAGAAATATTGAATACCACTGAGGTTGGTGATCTAGTGGTACGCCAGTCTTTCAAAAAACTTGAGGATTTGATGACCCAAGGATCACCCTCACATAGTTTTACAATGATGCAAAGATAACAATGGAACACACAGAaggataaaaataaaataaaattaaataaataaaccatgtGGTATGAAGGATATACCAAGACAAATACAAAAATACATTGAGGTAAAAAATAAAGATGATTTGATAAATACAGGTAACTAAAGATGAATGCCATAAGGTTAAAAGTAACGATGTTAATATTGCTTAAATCGACATGCACAGACTTATGTTTTACACGCTTGGTTATGTCTTGTTCACATGAATATTAAGTTACAAACTTATGAAAGAAATGGTGGTAGATTTGAATACCAACTAGTATTAAGTATCCTCGCGTTGCGAAGGGGGCGTAAAACCATGCCAAATAACATCAATGCCACATCACCGTCAACATTCACCAACACTAAAATTGCGCCAtattaatgcgaagaaattagaccaaagtgtaaaacatagaaaataataaataaatccttctaggacccgcacgttacaACGAACTTGTGAAACAGGAAAAATAGATGACATAAAAACGTTTAACCACACACACATATTGGTTTTTTTTATTCTCTCTCTTTACATACTTAAAGAAATATATTAAAAAGAATTTGATTAGTGTAAAATTATTTCGTTATACAAATGTATTAAGAAAATGATTCATAATTTCTTGAAATTAGATTAAATTAAATAGATGTAAGATCCGCTAGGGCCTTACATATTACGGCGCAATGAATCTAATTTATACTTCTCTACCGATCCGCTCGTTGCGTTTTAAAACCACAAACCTAAGGATTAACTACTACACCTTTGTATCAAGTTAGATATCTAAACGTTTCCAAATGTCTTGTGGAAGAAAATTCAAATACGTGATGTTGATTGGTCCCATCTATTAGTTGAAGGGAATGGAAATCCTTGTCAATTATTTAAATAAATTGTTGCCGTTCaaattaaaaattattatttaaataaatcaTCATATCAATCaacattttaaatttaaaaagcACTTTAGATGAGAACATCAGGTGATCTCTTTTCTTTCCAATGTTTTATTTCAATCTTTAGATGTCAAAACACTTACTACTACCTTTCACAGTTTCATTATTTGAATTGAATCTGATTTATTTTTCTCTCACTATGGGTGTTCAAAATTATCCGTATCTGAAAATCCGATCtgaaatatccgatatccgaatccaAAATATCTGAAAATACGGATATCCgaattcggatagtgattttaaaaattttcgaatataatatccgaaaatttaatttttatttttttatatccgaagtatccgaaaatatccgataacttatattcggatatctgaaatttACAAAATATCCGGTTCTAAatatcaaaaaataataaaaaaataaatattaaataaaaaattggatatttggatatccgattcactatatgatcggatatctgaaatttcggatacgAATTCGGATAATGAAATCTGGTATCTGAAAATTTCgaatatccggttttgaacacccctatctCTCACATCTGTTATTTTGCATTTAATATCCCATATTACATGCCTTTATTTCTACGGACTTGAACCCCAAAATCAAATTTCAATTTATAAAATCTCAAGTCCTTTCCAGGTTATCTTCTACCAAGCGACGCACACATTCTAATGTAATTTCATCTGCATTTCAATTTTGTTGTATGTCACACATTTACTCTTTTTCTATCACTAAACGTTCCGTCCTTTTAGCCTTCACGCCTTCTTCATTAACCCAATCCTCTTCCTCACATGTTCAATCTCAAGATTTTAGGCTCAGACTCAAATTTTATGGCTGCAAATCTGGTTGCTTGATTTCAAGCATCATAGTTGCCACGCCAAGAATAAATCATAATCATCATCGCCCAATCTTAAGTCGATATAGCCACGATGTGGGTACAACCCAGTAACGAAAACAAAACAACAAAGGTTAACAAAAACGCTCATCAAAGGCTTAGAAAACCATCATAGCCAGTTAACCTCGTTATATCATACCACCAAAAACACCATAAAAACATCATCATAGTTCAAAACATCGACAACCCTTGTAAAAACCAACAACCATAGCCGGTGTGGTCGCATGTAATTATGGCTACAGCCGTCGCCATAGACGATACATAAACCGCTGGCAACAACAAAACCCTAAACCTCACCATCGGAAAAAAAACCCCGATTCCATCACGGGAAACGCTCAGGTGACATCAACCACCATCATGGCCCGAAACAACAACCAACAATGCTGACTCGAACGTCAGATTAGCGAGAGACATGTAGATATTTTAGAGAAACTGGTAAGAGTGAGAAACTATGGTTTCAAATGTGAAGATAAAATTATTAAAAGGCCTAACAGAAACATGAGTCACAGTTAAAGACACCTGACATGCACAAACATGAGTCACAATTAAAGACAGTTAGCCCAAAACAATAACCCACACCAGCCagttgttttgtaaaaaaaaaaccaCTGTCAAAGAATATATGTCAGAGTACAACTTCTAATGCACCGTAATGTTaaaaattaatagtatataatacaatataaattttattaaataatGGTTTTTTATTATAAGATTTCTTATTAGCTTTATAATTAGAACCCTTTATCCTACTCAACTTCCAACCCCTCTTACCATCAATATTGTGTGCTTTGCCTCCGATGGGTTGTTCATCCAGGAGCTCACGGGTTTGTTTTTGGTTGCCCCAGTGAGGTCACTCATCCTAGTGCTACTCTCTCTTACCATCAATATTGTGCGCTTTGTCCCCAATGGGTTATCCATCTAGGAGCTCGCGGGTTTGTTTTTTGTTGCCGCGGTGAGGTCACCCATCCTAGTACTACTCTCACCCGGACACGCTAAATTGTGGAGTTTTCATGTGTTTCACAACCAGCTAAGCGCAAAACGTGTTGGTGATTTAAGAGGTGTGACATGTCTAATGAACCAAGAATCTCTCTTAGCCACGGCTGATGTGGATTTTGAAGAGATAATTCTGATTTGAAGGATTATCCAAAGTTAATTTGGGTTAAAGATAATTCAAGTTAGTTAGAGATAAAATTAGTTTGAGTTATTTGTTTATTAGATAGGTTTATCtaattagtttatttaattatttaaatagAGTTTGAGTTAGGTTAGGATTAGTTCATGTTTAGTATAAATATAGTGTTATGTATTCAGTTTTATTTGTCGAGTTCAGTTTAATAATATAAAGAGTATGAGACGTGTTAGTCTCCAGATCGTTTGTGTTTGGTTTTGTATGTTCGTGATTGGAAGTCTGGGCCAACAGATTTACCTAGGGTGTTACAATGATCCATATAATCTGTTAATCTTCTCGGTAATCGGTATTGTTATAGCCATAACCTTACAGATTTAGCTTATTCACACATATATAACTATTTTTATGATATGGTGGATTTTATTTTCGTATTGAAATTGTGTCGGGTATTGTTACATCCATAACCTTATAGATTTAGGTTATAGTGGATTTTATTATCGGAGTAAATTAGAacttttgtcctttatgtatgtcccaaattgcaggcgctaTCCTTTAAACCAAaacttgacaggcggtgtcctttgtgttttcaaaatcttacacgttttgtcctttaggccaaacttaGTAAtcttacacgttttgtcctttaggccaaacttagttagattttttagttaaatctgGTATAAAGGggctattttgtaaaaaaaaattattcagggactaaattgtacaaaacttattattattattattattattattattattattattattattattattattattattattattattattgagtaAATGActaaccaccatcaccaccaccctccaccgccatcaccatcaccaccaccctccaccgccgccaccaccaccgccaccaccgccaccaccgccaccgccaccgccgccaccaccaccgccaccgccaccgccaccaccgccaccgccaccgccgccaccaccaccgccaccgccaccgccaccgccaccaccaccaccaccaccaccaccaccaccaccaccactactaccACATTACATTCATGCATCGAGCTATGTTAAAAAACAATAACACTTCACCCACGAAAATAGTTggaaaaaaattatttaaaatctAAAAATTAAACAGTGTGATGTAGATGTCCAGCCTATACCAGATCACAAGTCCACACAGATGTGTGTTCGAGATCAATATTTCAAGAATCGTGTTCTTGATAGATACCTCCATTACCCCATCTGTGGTCCCTTGTTTACCAGCATTCGCAAACCTGCGTTACTGGCCGACATAGCAAACATGTATCTGGAACATAAAAAGTTTTAATTTTGATCAGGGAAAACACTCGTAGCCAAAGAAAgtaaataaaaaacaattaagACGATGATTAACTTACTTGCTTTGACTTGCTCTCCTTCAAAACAGAAACGAGACAATCCACTGACCAAAAGTTATCAAGTTAGAACATATACTAATGGATTAATATAGATTAATCACCAACATATAATTTGATATTTTACCTTGAACAGCAAGACAAACGAAAAGTTACCAAACATATCCGGCATTGATTCTCCGACCACCCACCTGCCACCCACTGaccaaaaatcaaaaaccccaaaaatccccaaaatcaaacaaatcaaaAACGCCCAAAAATCCCCAAAAACAAACCTGCAACCGACCTTAATCCCCAAAAACAAACCTGCAACCGACCTTAATCCCCAAAAACAAACCTGCAACCGACCTTAACATCGATTCTCCGGCATCGATTCTCCGACCACCCACCTACAACCGACCTTAACACCACAGCCACCCACCACCCACCTACAACTAAACCCACCACAACCACCCGCCATAACTACCACCACAAAGCATCTCCACCACTGttgttagagagagagaagagagtgaGAGGAGAGAGAAGTTTGATTTCTGAATGAGAAAAAGCCGTTTTCGCGATAGGATCCGAAGATTAGCATGTGTTTCGATCAAAGTAACTTCGATATCTGCGATTGCTGCCTTGCTTTTTGAAGTAAACTTGTTGGGAATTTGAGAGCAAGTGTATTGTGGGTATGAAAAAAACTGTGAAAATGGAGGGGcagctgttgatgatgatgataacttTGTTAAATTTCTATCATGTCCCCcatcttcttcttgttgttgttTTGTACCCtgaataaatttttttttacaaaatagccCTTGATACcatatttaactaaaaaatctaactaagtttggcctaaaggacaaaacgtgcaagattttgaaaacacaaaggacaccgcctgtcaagttttagtttaaagaacagcgcctgcaatttgggacatacataaaggacaaaacttgtaatttactcttattatcGTATTGAAATTGTATTGCAATAAGGGACAAGTAACACCCAGCTTTATAATTAGTTTAAATGGTTTTATATGTTAGTATCATATGACTGGGAATTTCCTCTAAAATAAGAAAATCTTTAAATCAACAATTATAAAAAAGGAGAGTGTTGCATGTCAAGATGTCAAGTGGTAGTTGAAGATAGTGATAACATGATTAATGGTTATACGTCCACTAATGAGGTTTGGTTAATTATTCTCTCACATCAAAATACTAAAAGAATATTAATACATTAAGGGCTGTTTGTAAACATCTAAatagttaagtgctgaaccagtaagaggtctgaattattaagtgttgaaccagtaagcaAGCAGGGCCGACCCAATGCTTATCAAAACCTAGGCTCGGGCCTAGGGCCTCCAAACTTTTAGGGCCTCCATTTAATATAAAaatgatatataatatataattgttTTGATTCTATACTTAGTGTAGTGGTGTTAGACATGCCCTAGTCTTGTAAAGACCCTAGCTCGAATCTCATaagcaaaatattttttttttccttttggtGCATCCTTCTGGTGACATTAAACGAAACACTCATAAgcaatacaatttttttttccttttggcGCATCTTCAGTGACATTAAACGAAAGAATGagatatatttattaaataaagtTGTGATACTAtaattattttaagtatttttATCAAACACAAAgcaaattaaaaaataaaatggaTTTATATTgtgtaaaaaatagaaaatagGGTATTAATGTCTAGGTATCTAAAAAACCCGATTTTCTGATACCCGAACATACCGAAACACGGTTTGGTTCCCGAAATTGGGTATTAGAAAAAACCCGATTTTTGCACCTCTAGTGTTAGTCAATAACGAAATTGGGCCTCCACTTTGTAGTTTGCTTAGTGCCTTCAAAAACGTAGGAACGGCTCTGCCACTgccagtaaaaggtctgaaccattaagagactGTATAAAGAAACAGCCCC of Helianthus annuus cultivar XRQ/B chromosome 1, HanXRQr2.0-SUNRISE, whole genome shotgun sequence contains these proteins:
- the LOC110868045 gene encoding uncharacterized protein LOC110868045; the encoded protein is MAGNESQEFVYRISTADEWSELQTTNSTFGQQLDKDSGFIHLSNLNQVKSTLERFYLNTTDELFLLQIDCKKLGDGLIYEDVDGTNVFPHFYGPSKSFVPLTLDMVVKAEKIISSKGQFTCSMLN